In the Streptomyces coeruleoprunus genome, GGCGGCCTCGCGCCGGGCGCCGCGGTCTCCTCCTGGCGCGGCCGCGCCGGGGGCGTCGCCGCCGCCGAGGCGGGCCACGACGTGGTCATGTGCCCCGAGCAGCACGTCTACCTGGACCACCGCCAGGACGGCGGCCCCGACGAGCCCGTGCCCATCGGATACGTCCGCACCCTGGAGGACGTCTACCGTTTCGAGCCCGTACCCCCCGGCCTCTCGCCCGAGGCCGCCGCGCACATCCTGGGAGCCCAGGCCAACGTCTGGACCGAGGTCATGGAGAACCGCTCCCGCGTCGACTACCAGACCTTCCCCCGCCTCGCCGCCTTCGCCGAGGTCGTGTGGTCCACCGCGCTCCCCGCGCCCCCGGCGCGCGACGTCGCCGGATTCGCGCGCCGAATGACGGCGCACTACCGGCGCCTTGACGCACTGGGGGTCGACTACCGGCCGCCCAACGGCCCGGCGCCGTGGCAACGACGCCCGGGAGTGGTCGGACGTCCGATCGAAGGAACGCCCCCGAACGTGTGACCCCGGCGGGAAGCCGGACCCCCGCGCGCCCACCGCCTGCGACCGTGGTGCGGCCCCGGGAACAAGCCGCGCAAGGGAGGAGAGTCGGAGTAATCCGCCCGTGCCGCCGATGGTGTGGCAAAGCGGACCATCTCCCGGTCATGGGAGGTCACGGGAGGTCGCGGGCGCTTCCGTCCTTCGCGGACCCTCGCGTCGCCCGTCCCGGAAGATGTGCCAGAGTTTCCACGTCCGGGCTGTGAGCACGTACGGTACGGCAACACAGGCGGGACAGCCGGGACAGCCGGGACACCGGGAAGGGGCAGCTGGGTTGACCACGCACGCACCGCAGACGGCGCAGTCCGTCACGCTGCCGGTCACGCTCGACGAGGCCGTGGCGGCACTCACCGCCATGCCCGCCGCCGTGCCCGTCGCGGGTGGCACCGATCTGATGGCCGCCGTCAACAAGGGGCAGCTGCGCCCCGCCGGCCTGGTGGGCCTCGGCCGCATCAACGAGATCCGCGGCTGGCAGTACCAGGACGGCCACGCCCTGCTCGGCGCCGGTCTCACCCACGCCCGCATGGGCCGCCCCGACTTCGCCGCGCTCATCCCGGCGCTCGCCGCCGCCGCCCGCGCCGCCGGGCCGCCGCAGATCCGCAACGCCGGCACCCTGGGCGGGAACATCGTCTCCGCCGCGCCCGCCGGCGACTCCCTGCCCGTGCTGGCCGCCCTGGAGGCCGACCTCGTCGTCGTCGGCCCGGGCGGCGCGCGCGAAGTGCCCGTCTCGCACCTGCTGGCCGGCCGCGACATGCTGGGCCCCGGCGAGCTGGTCGCCCACGTGCGGGTGCCGCTGCTGCACGCCCCGCAGGTGTTCCTCAAGGCCACCGGGCGCACCGGCCCCGGGCGCGCCCTCGCGTCGGTCGCCGTCGTCCTGGACCCGGCGCGGCGCTCGGTGCGCTGCGCGGTCGGCGCGATCGCCCCGATGCCGCTGCGGCCGCTGGAGGCCGAGCACTGGATCGCCTCGCTCGTCGACTGGGACGGCGAGCGCGGGCTGGCGCCGGAGGCCCTGCTGGCGTTCGGCGAGTACGTGGCGGCCGCCTGCATCCCGGACCAGCCGCCCGCGGCCGAGGGCGAGGAACCGCCCCCGCTGCCACCCGCCGTACTGCAACTGCGCCGCACCGTCGCCGTGCTGGCCCGACGAGCACTGGGGAGGGCGCTGTCGTGACCGCCGAGGACCACGAGAACACGCCGGGGACCGGCGGCTGGCAGCCGACCCCGCAGGGCGAGTACGACGGGGAGGCCACCGCCTTCGTCCAGCTGCCGCCCGGCGCCGCGCTGGACGGCATCCCGCTGGAGGCGCCCGGCCACGGCTACGTACCGCCGCACATCGCCGACCCGCACGCCACCGCGCACTGGAACTTCCACGACGCGCTCGCCGCGGAGCAGGGCCTGCCCCCGGCGCCCGGCCCGGCCGACCTGACGGGCCAGTGGACCATCCCCGTCGCGCAGGGGGACCTGCCCGAGGAGTCCGGCGAGTACCAGATGTCCCAGGCCGCCGCCGGGCTGCCGTGGGCGGGCGGCGCCACCCCGCCCGCGACCCTGCCGGGCGGGGCGCCCGCGCCGTGGGCCACACCCCAGGAACCCCAGCCGGAACCGGAACCCGAGCCGGTGCCGTCGGCGGCCGTGGAGGAGCCGGGGGCGGAGGACGGGGCGGAGCCCGGCGCGGAGGCGGCCCACGAGGCGTCGACCGGGACCGCGCCCGCGGAGGCCGCACCAGCGTCCGTACCCGCACCCACGCCCGCCGCCGACCCGGAGCCCGCATCCGAGGACACGGCCCCCGAAGCCGGCGCCCCCGGCGAGCCCGTGGCCGCGCCCGCCCCCGCCACCGGCATCGCGGACAGCGACGAGCACCCCCACATCTCCTACGTGCTGCGCGTCAACGGGCACGACCGGCCCGTCACCGAGGCGTGGATCGGCGAGTCCCTGCTCTACGTGCTGCGCGAGCGGCTGGGCCTGGCCGGCGCCAAGGACGGCTGCTCGCAGGGCGAATGCGGCGCCTGCAACGTCCAGGTCGACGGCCGCCTCGTCGCCTCCTGCCTGGTGCCCGCGGCCACCGCCGCCGGCAGCGAGGTCCGTACGGTCGAGGGCCTGGCCGCGCACGGGCAGCCCTCCGACGTCCAGCGCGCCCTGACCCGCTGCGGCGCCGTCCAGTGCGGCTTCTGCATCCCCGGCATGGCCATGACCGTGCACGACCTGCTGGAGCGCAACCACGCCCCCACCGAGCTGGAGACCCGCCAGGCGCTCTCCGGCAACCTGTGCCGCTGCACCGGCTACCAGGGCGCCGTGGAGGCCGTACGGGACGTCGTCGCCGAGCGCGCGGCGAGCGCCGCCGCCCCCGACGGCCCGCCCGAGGAGCGCCCCCGGGTCCGCATCCCGCACCAGGTTCCCCACCCGCACGACGGAGGCACGGCGTGAGCAACGACGCGGCCACCGCCATCCCGGCGGTCGAGGCCCCCCGGCAGGAGCAGCCCACCCGCGGCCTCGGCGCGTCGCTGCCGTCGGCCGACGCCCGGGCCAAGGCGGAGGGCACCTTCCCGTACGCGTCCGACCTGTGGGCCGAGGGCCTGCTCTGGGCCGCGCTGCTGCGCTCCCCGCACGCCCACGCCCGCATCCTGTCCATCGACACATCGGCGGCCGCCGCCATGCCGGGCGTACGCGCCGTGGTCACCCACGCCGACGTACCCGGGGACTCCGCGTACGGCCGCACGGTCGCCGACCGCCCCGTCTTCGCCGCCGACCTGGTCCGCCACCACGGCGAGGCGATCGCCGCGGTCGCCGCCGACCACCCCGACACGGCCCGCCTCGCGGCGGCGGCGATCATCGTCGAGTACGAGGTGCTGGACCCGGTCACGGACCCCGAGAAGGCGTTCTCGGCGCCCCCGCTGCACCCGGACGGCAACCTGA is a window encoding:
- a CDS encoding FAD binding domain-containing protein yields the protein MTTHAPQTAQSVTLPVTLDEAVAALTAMPAAVPVAGGTDLMAAVNKGQLRPAGLVGLGRINEIRGWQYQDGHALLGAGLTHARMGRPDFAALIPALAAAARAAGPPQIRNAGTLGGNIVSAAPAGDSLPVLAALEADLVVVGPGGAREVPVSHLLAGRDMLGPGELVAHVRVPLLHAPQVFLKATGRTGPGRALASVAVVLDPARRSVRCAVGAIAPMPLRPLEAEHWIASLVDWDGERGLAPEALLAFGEYVAAACIPDQPPAAEGEEPPPLPPAVLQLRRTVAVLARRALGRALS
- a CDS encoding (2Fe-2S)-binding protein, coding for MTAEDHENTPGTGGWQPTPQGEYDGEATAFVQLPPGAALDGIPLEAPGHGYVPPHIADPHATAHWNFHDALAAEQGLPPAPGPADLTGQWTIPVAQGDLPEESGEYQMSQAAAGLPWAGGATPPATLPGGAPAPWATPQEPQPEPEPEPVPSAAVEEPGAEDGAEPGAEAAHEASTGTAPAEAAPASVPAPTPAADPEPASEDTAPEAGAPGEPVAAPAPATGIADSDEHPHISYVLRVNGHDRPVTEAWIGESLLYVLRERLGLAGAKDGCSQGECGACNVQVDGRLVASCLVPAATAAGSEVRTVEGLAAHGQPSDVQRALTRCGAVQCGFCIPGMAMTVHDLLERNHAPTELETRQALSGNLCRCTGYQGAVEAVRDVVAERAASAAAPDGPPEERPRVRIPHQVPHPHDGGTA